The genomic interval TAGTAAATACCATACATGATTTCAAAGACATTCCCATTGTTTTTATATTTTCTACAACAACTTTTCCAAGCTCTTCGAGCTTTTCCAAAGAATATCCAGCCTCTGCTGCTGCTCCTAAAATTTTATGTACAAATATAGTTCCTGCTATTCCTCTTCTTCCAACTGTATATGTACTATTTTCTACTGCTATATCATCATCAACAATTACCTTCCCTACTTTTATCCCTTCCATTTCTGCCATTTCTGCAGCCATTTCAAAGTTCATTACATCTCCACTATAATTTTTAATTATAAGAAGAACTCCTGCACCTGAGTCAACTGCTTTTATTGCTTCATAAACTTTATCAGCACTTGGAGAAGTAAATATCTCTCCAGCTACTGCTGCATCTAACATCCCATATCCTACAAATCCTGCATGAGCTGGTTCATGGCCACTTCCGCCTCCACTGATTAAAGCTACCTTTTCACTCTTCTTTTCTTTTCTCACAATAATTGGTAAATCTTTCACACTTTCAATACTATTTGGATATGCTTTTATCATTCCATCAATCATCTCTTTTACGATATTCTCTTTTTTATTGATAAGTTTCTTCATAAATCTCCTCCTATTTTGAGTTATTTCAATATCTCTATATACTTTAATTTTTCTTTTTTGTCAAATACAATAAAAACTATAAAATTCTTTGTAGGATTTTTATCAATTCTTTAGTAGAAAGTAACATAAGCTAATTAGGCT from Cetobacterium somerae carries:
- the dhaK gene encoding dihydroxyacetone kinase subunit DhaK; this translates as MKKLINKKENIVKEMIDGMIKAYPNSIESVKDLPIIVRKEKKSEKVALISGGGSGHEPAHAGFVGYGMLDAAVAGEIFTSPSADKVYEAIKAVDSGAGVLLIIKNYSGDVMNFEMAAEMAEMEGIKVGKVIVDDDIAVENSTYTVGRRGIAGTIFVHKILGAAAEAGYSLEKLEELGKVVVENIKTMGMSLKSCMVFTTEKNSFDLAEDEVEIGLGIHGEPGTHREKFVDANTHVDHLLEKILKESKVENEKVAVLVNGLGETTLIELFIVNNRVTDILKEKNIIIEKTLVGNYMTSLDMGGFSITILKLNDEIEKLLNAKSDTVALKTF